One Vigna unguiculata cultivar IT97K-499-35 chromosome 11, ASM411807v1, whole genome shotgun sequence DNA window includes the following coding sequences:
- the LOC114169097 gene encoding uncharacterized exonuclease domain-containing protein At3g15140 has protein sequence MALPRGCLAKMLSHRNPMFFSLSPLTLQPANLALHPAHSLAPSASLSNSETPSFHEPHFRWKPLCLYHCQEKCTKMDDPIHLETFNHDCSSGLTVDIAELNKIRPQNLDYFLVLDLEGRVEILEFPVLMISAKTLQLEDTFHRFVRPSKMSERRINEYIANKYGKFGVHKVWHDTAIPFTEVIQQFGVWLMRNQLWRGAELNRAAFVTCGNWDLKTKVLQQCEVSKIKLPPYFMEWVNLKDVYLNFYNRRATGMVTMMKELQIPLMGSHHLGIDDSMNIARVLQRMLLDGALIQVTARRNPNSLQKVSFLFKNRIV, from the exons ATGGCGCTTCCGAGAGGATGTTTAGCAAAAATGTTGTCACACCGTAATCcaatgtttttttctctctctcctcttACTCTGCAACCTGCAAACCTTGCACTTCATCCAGCACATTCTTTAGCACCCTctgcttctctctcaaattCCGAGACCCCTTCTTTTCACGAGCCCCACTTTCGCTGGAAACCCTTGTGCTTGTATCATTGCCAGGAAAAATGCACCAAG ATGGATGATCCTATCCACCTTGAGACGTTTAATCATGATTGCTCCAGTGGGCTTACAGTTGACATTGCTGAGTTGAACAAAATACGTCCGCAGAATCTAGACTATTTCCTTGTGCTTGATTTAGAGGGTAGGGTTGAGATTCTTGAGTTTCCAGTTCTAATGATTAGTGCAAAAACATTGCAGCTTGAAGACACATTCCACAG GTTTGTGAGACCCTCAAAAATGAGTGAACGGAGAATAAACGAATACATTGCAAACAAATATGGGAAATTTGGAGTTCACAA agTTTGGCATGACACAGCAATTCCATTTACGGAAGTTATTCAACAATTTGGAGTTTGGTTAATGCGAAATCAGTTGTGGAGGGGTGCAGAACTTAATCGTGCAGCATTTGTAACATG TGGAAATTGGGATTTGAAAACTAAGGTCCTTCAACAATGTGAAGTGTCAAAGATAAAGCTTCCTCCATATTTTATGGAGTGGGTTAATCTCAAAGATGTCTATTTGAACTTTTATAACAGGAGG GCCACAGGAATGGTTACAATGATGAAGGAACTGCAAATACCATTGATGGGAAGTCATCATCTTGGCATTGATGACTCTATGAACATAGCAAGAGTACTGCAACGCATGCTTCTTGATGGTGCACTCATTCAGGTTACTGCAAGGAGGAATCCTAATTCTCTTCAAAAGGTCAGTTTTCTTTTCAAGAACCGTATTGTATAG